In Triticum aestivum cultivar Chinese Spring chromosome 5B, IWGSC CS RefSeq v2.1, whole genome shotgun sequence, the following proteins share a genomic window:
- the LOC123113326 gene encoding beta-glucosidase BoGH3B isoform X5: protein MALLTAPAVFAALLLFWGVLGGTDADYLLYKDAAKPVEDRVADLLGRMTLAEKIGQMTQIERLVATPDVLRDNFIGSLLSGGGSVPRKGATAKEWQNMVDGFQRACMSTRLAIPMIYGIDAVHGQNNVYGATIFPHNVGLGATRDPYLVKRIGEATALEVRATGIQYAFAPCIAVCRDPRWGRCYESYSEDRRIVQSMTELIPGLQGDVPKNFTSGMPFVAGKNKVAACAKHFVGDGGTVDGINENNTIINREGLMNIHMPAYKNAMDKGVSTVMISYSSWNGVKMHANQDLVTGYLKDTLKFKVKNQKSNSSSAALHGLEHSSDVQTLIAIVASCLQGFVISDWEGIDRITTPAGSDYSYSVKASILAGLDMIMVPNNYEQFISLLTGHVNSGVINMSRIDDAVTRILRVKFTMGLFENPYADPAMMEQLGKQEHRDLAREAARKSLVLLKNGKTPSDAPLLPLPKKAPKILVAGSHADNLGYQCGGWTIEWQGDTGRTTVGTTILEAVKAAVDPSTVVVFAENPDAEFVKGGGFSYAIVAVGEHPYTETKGDNLNLTIPEPGLSTVQAVCGAVRCATVLISGRPVVVQPLLAASDALVAAWLPGSEGQGVTDALLGDYGFTGKLPRTWFKSVDQLPMNVGDAHYDPLFPLGYGLTTKGTKQY from the exons ATGGCGCTGCTCACGGCGCCCGCGGTCTTCGCGGCCCTCCTGCTCTTCTGGGGCGTGCTCGGCGGCACCGACGCCGACTACCTGCTGTACAAGGACGCCGCCAAGCCCGTGGAGGACCGCGTCGCTGATCTTCTGGGCAGGATGACGCTCGCGGAGAAGATCGGGCAGATGACCCAGATCGAGCGGCTCGTGGCCACGCCGGACGTGCTCCGGGACAACTTCATCGGCAGCCTgctcagcggcggcggcagcgtgcCGCGGAAGGGCGCCACGGCCAAGGAGTGGCAGAACATGGTGGACGGCTTCCAGCGGGCCTGCATGTCCACGCGCCTCGCCATCCCCATGATCTACGGCATCGACGCCGTCCACGGCCAGAACAACGTCTACGGCGCCACCATCTTCCCCCACAACGTCGGCCTCGGCGCCACCCGGGACCCGTACCTCGTCAAGAGGATCGGCGAGGCCACCGCGCTCGAAGTCAGGGCCACCGGCATCCAGTACGCCTTCGCACCATGCATCGCG GTGTGCAGAGATCCGAGGTGGGGGCGGTGCTACGAGAGCTACAGCGAGGACCGCCGGATCGTGCAGTCCATGACGGAGCTCATCCCGGGCCTGCAGGGCGACGTCCCCAAGAACTTCACCAGCGGCATGCCTTTCGTCGCCGGGAA GAACAAGGTGGCAGCTTGCGCGAAGCACTTTGTGGGCGACGGCGGCACGGTGGACGGCATCAACGAGAACAACACCATCATCAACCGCGAGGGCCTGATGAACATCCACATGCCGGCGTACAAGAACGCCATGGACAAGGGCGTCTCCACCGTCATGATCTCCTACTCCAGCTGGAACGGGGTCAAGATGCACGCCAACCAAGACCTCGTCACCGGATACCTCAAGGACACGCTCAAATTCAAGGTAAAAAATCAAAAATCAAATTCAAGTTCAGCTGCTCTTCATGGCCTGGAGCATTCTTCAGATGTTCAGACGCTCATCGCCATTGTCGCATCTTGTTTGCAGGGCTTCGTGATCTCGGACTGGGAGGGCATTGACAGGATCACTACCCCTGCCGGATCTGACTACTCCTACTCGGTCAAGGCTTCCATTCTTGCCGGCCTTGACATG ATCATGGTGCCCAACAACTACGAGCAGTTCATCAGCCTCCTGACTGGCCACGTCAACAGCGGCGTGATCAACATGAGCAGGATCGACGACGCCGTGACCCGGATCCTGCGGGTCAAGTTCACCATGGGCCTCTTCGAGAACCCCTACGCTGACCCTGCCATGATGGAGCAGCTAGGAAAGCAG GAGCACAGAGAtctggcgagggaggcggcgaggaagTCGCTGGTGCTCCTCAAGAACGGCAAGACGCCGAGCGATgcgccgctgctgccgctgcccAAGAAGGCGCCCAAGATCCTGGTCGCCGGGAGCCACGCCGACAACCTGGGCTACCAGTGCGGGGGGTGGACCATCGAGTGGCAGGGCGACACGGGCCGCACCACCGTGGGCACCACCATCCTGGAGGCCGTGAAGGCCGCCGTGGACCCGTCGACGGTCGTGGTGTTCGCGGAGAACCCCGACGCGGAGTTCGTCAAGGGCGGCGGCTTCTCCTACGCGATCGTGGCGGTGGGCGAGCACCCGTACACGGAGACCAAGGGCGACAACCTGAACCTGACCATCCCGGAGCCCGGGCTGAGCACGGTGCAGGCGGTGTGCGGCGCCGTGCGGTGCGCGACGGTGCTCATCAGCGGGCGGCCCGTGGTGGTGCAGCCGCTCCTGGCCGCCTCGGACGCGCTGGTGGCGGCGTGGCTGCCCGGCTCCGAGGGGCAGGGTGTCACCGACGCGCTGCTCGGCGACTACGGGTTCACCGGGAAGCTGCCGCGGACGTGGTTCAAGTCGGTGGACCAGCTGCCGATGAACGTGGGCGACGCGCACTACGACCCGCTCTTCCCGCTCGGCTACGGCCTCACCACCAAAGGGACGAAGCAGTACTAG